TGAAACAATTTAATAAACCAGAATTCGGAATTGTAAAAGAATCACCAAATAAATTTTACGGTAAGTTTGAAGCAGCTCCTCTTGAAAGAGGATTTGCTGTAACTTTAGGTAATGCTTTAAGAAGAACATTATTATCATCAACACCGGGAGCTAGTGTTTTTGCAATTAAAATTGCTGGAGCACAGCATGAATTTACTTCAATCTCAGGTATTGAAGAAAATGTAACTCGTATCGTTTTAAATGTTAAAAAATTAATATTAAAAATTGATAACGCAATTTACAGTGATGACGAAACTGTTGAACTAAAAGTAGGAACATCTACTATTGGTCCAGTTACTGCAGGAAGTTTAGTTTTACCAGCAGGAGTAGAGGTTTTAAACAAAGACCTTGTTATTGCTAATGTTGCTGAAGGTGGTAATTTAGATTTAGTATTGTATGCTAAAAACTCAAGAGGTTACAAAACTTTCAAAGAAAACAAAGAATTAAAAGATGTAGTGCCAGGAATGATTACAATTGATTCAAACTACTCACCAATTATTAAAGTTGCGTATGGTTCAACACCAATCAACTTAGGTAAAGCTCAAGATTTTGAAAAATTAATCTTGGAAGTAGAAACAGATGGATCAATCTTAGCATCTGATGCAGTCTCATTAGCATCAAAAATTTTGATTTCACACTTTGATGTATTTACTACTTTAGCTGAAGAAGTCGAAGAAGTAGCAATTATGGGTGTTGAAACTGTTGAAGAAAAAGAGTTAGACAAACCTGTTGAAGAATTAGAGTTTACTCAAAGAAGTTTAAACTGCTTAAAACGTGCTGGAATAAGTACATTAAGAGAATTAGTTTCTAAAACTGAAGATGAAATTCAAGATATTAGAAATTTAGGACGTAAGTCATTAAAAGAAATTAAAGATAAAGTTGCGACTTTAGAATTAACATTTAAACAAAATTAAGATTAATAAGGAGGTAAATATATGTCATATATTCAAAAACAAGGTAAGAATACTGCATGAAGAGTAGCTTTAATGCGTAACTTAACTAGTGAATTAATTGTTTCAGAGCGTTTAGAAATTACTGAAACAAGAGCTAAAGAATTAAGAAAACATTTAGATAAAATGGTTACTTTAGCAAAGCGTGGCGATTTACACGCTAGACGTCAAGCTGCTTCATGATTAAGAAATATTGAAGCTAGTTCAAAAGAAGATGTTTTACAAAAATTATTTACAACTATCGCTAAAAAATATAAAGATAGAGATGGTGGATACACACGTATCTTAAAATTAGATAACCGTAAAGGTGATAATGCACCAATGGTTATTATTGAATTAGTTTAGTAATAAAAAATTTAAGGTTAATATGCCTTATTTTTTTTGTCTATTTCGTCTATTTTAATTTATAATTATTATAAACAAAACTTAAAACAGGGGGATAAATTATGGATTCATTGAAAAAATTCAAAGAAACAAAACTTACAGATAAAGATCTTAATGATTTTAAGATCAAACTGCATGCAAAATATGTTGAAATGCTAGAAGCAAATAATAAATTCTTTAAATTCAAAGAAGCTGAAAAACAAGGGAAAATAACAAAAGAGGAATTGACAGAGTATAAAGCTAAATCTTTAGAAGCTAAAAAAGCGTTTAAAGAAATTTGCAAAGAAAGAGCATTTACTGATAATTTAAAAACAATATCAAAAATTTATAACTCAACTACAAGAAAAAATAGTTCAGTTATTTTAGAACAAGCTAAATCAGAATTAAATGAAGCAAAAATTTTAAAAAGAGAAGCTAGAGATTCAATTAAAGATCATGGTAGAGGCGCTCAATTAACAAAACTTGATAAAGTTGCAGTAAAAGTTGAAAACTTAAAGTTTAAATATGCTCCTGATTTTCCTTATGCATTAAATGATGTTAGTTTTGAAATAAATGATGGTGAATATGTTGCTGTCATTGGTCATAATGGAAGTGGTAAATCAACTCTTTCAAAAATGTTAATTGGTGTTCTTTCTGCACAAGAAGGACATGTTAGTATTTATGGTAATGTCGTAACTCAAGACAACTTGGATCAAGCTCGTAAATTCCTTGGAATTGTATTCCAAAACCCTGATAATCAATTTATTGGTTCAAGTGTAGAAGCTGACATTGCATTTGGTTTAGAAAATAAACGTGTTAATCCAAAAGAAATGCAAAAAATAATTTATGACTCAGCTAAAAAAGTTGGAATGGAAAACTTCTTAGATAAAGAACCATTAAACTTATCTGGTGGACAAAAACAAAGAGTTGCTATTGCTAGTGCTCTTGCATTAAACCCTGACATCTTGATTTTTGATGAAGCAACAAGTATGCTTGATCCAAAAGGAAATAGAGAAATAAAAGAAATTATGGTTGAACTAAGGGACAAGATGAAAAAAACAATTATTTCAATTACACACGACATGGATGAAATTCTTAATGCTGATAAAGTTATTGTTATGAATGGTGGGCGTATGGTTAAAATAGGTAAACCAGAAGAAGTTTTAAAAGAAAAAGAATTTTTAAGATCAATTAAATTGGAAATTCCATTCTTGTCTTTAGTTGAAGAAGCTTTAGGTAACGAAGGTATTAAAGTTAAACATAGTCAAAATATGGATGAGTTGGTGAAACAATTATGCAAATAAATAAAAAAGAAATTAAACAAAACTTAAAAAAATGAAATGAAGAAAAAAAGAATGTTAAAAATTTTTCATTTACAGGAGATATTGTTTTAGACAATGTAAGTTATACTTACTCAAGAAAAACTCCATTTGAATTTAGAGCTCTTGATAATGCAAATTTAACAATAGCTGATAAAAAGATAACATGCGTTATTGGTACTACAGGTTCAGGCAAATCAACAATGATTCAATTAACAAATGGATTATTAATTTCTGAAACTGGTCAAACAATTGTTGGGGATTATAAAATACCAGCAGGATTGAAGAAGATAAAAGAAGTTAAAGATTTAAGAAGAGAAGTTGGACTAGTTTTTCAATTCCCAGAATATCAACTTTTTCAAGATACTATTGAAAAAGATATAGCATTTGGTCCTATTCATTTAGGTGCTAATAAAGAAGAAGTTTATAAAAAAATTCCTGATTTATTAGACTTAGTTTCATTACCAAGAGAATACGCAAAAAGATCACCTTTTGAATTATCAGGTGGACAAAAAAGAAGAACTGCCATTGCTGGAATTATTGCAATGGATGGTAAAACTTTAGTACTTGACGAACCAACTGGAGGATTAGATCCAAAAGGTGAAGAAGATTTCATGAATTTATTCTTAAGACTGAACAAAAAACAAGGTAAAAGAATTATTATGGTAACTCATAACATGGACCAAGTTTTAAAAGTAGCTGATGAAGTAATTGTTATGCATGAAGGAAAAGTTATTTCAAAAGGCACACCATTTGAAATATTCTCTAATGAAGATTTATTATCAAAAATTCAAATTGAACCACCAAAATTATACAAGTTAATGTATAAACTAAAAGAACAAGGAACAGATTTATTAAATAAACAAATTAGAACTATTGATGAATTTGCAAAAGCATTTAAAGAAGTAAGAAAGGGGAAATAATATGAGAGTAACATTCGGTAGATATTTACCAAAGAACTCTATTATCCATGCAATGGATCCTAGATTTAAATTGGTAATGATTATCCTATTAATGGTAAGTATATTCTTGCCTATTGGTTTTACAGGTTATATTATTTGTGCTGTTGTTATATTAACAATGTTCGCACTATCTAAATTAAGTTTTAGAATGCTACTTGGATTATTACCACCTGTATTATTTGTATTTATAGTTATCTTTTTAATGAATGCATTCTTAACACACCCTGACCCAAAAATTTTAGAGCAACTTTTAAATGAAGGTAATCAAGTATCTGGAGTTTGAGTAAATAAACTTTCAGGAGGAGCAATAGCTGGTCAATTTTTAACAAATGCTAGCAATATGTCAGACTTACCAGTCGGTTATCAAAACATAGGTTTATTTTATAAGATAGGACCTATTTGATTAAGCGAAAAAGCTTTATATAATGCATTGATAATGACATTTAGAATTTATTTAATGATTTCATTAACTTGTATACTTACAGCTTCAACTTCACCTTTACAATTAACATTAGCAATTGAAGACTTGCTATACCCATTGAAGTGAATTGGAGTACCAGTTTATATACTATCAATGATCATTTCTATTGCCTTACGTATGATTCCTACTTTAATTGATGAAGCTGGAAGAATTATGAAAGCACAGTCTTCAAGAGGAATTGATGTTAAAAACGGTAAACTGAAAGATAAAGTAAAAGGTCTTACTTCATTAATTATTCCTTTATTGGTATCAGCTTTTCAAAAAGCAGAGGATTTATCATATGCTATGGAAGCAAGGGGGTATGACCCTTATTCAAAAAGAACAAGATATATTCAATTTAAATTTAGAGTAATGGACTTAATGTTATTATTATTTGCTTTCGCATTAATGTTATTCTTAATCTTATACTCAGTTGGTGTCTTAGGATTATGACACATTGGGATACCAAGACTTGATACTATAATAGGAATTAAAGCTTACTAATCAAATGTTTAAATTTTTATTAACATTACAATATGATGGTTCAGATTTCCATGGCTGAATTGAACAACCAAATTCTTCAACTATTCAAGGTGAATTAAATAAAGCTATTAGTAAAGTTACAAAAAATGCAAGATTTAAAACAATTGGTGCCAGTAAAACAGATACTGGCGTACATGCGATTGATCAAAAAGTAACTTTAGATTTAGAATTTAATCCAAAATTAGAATTATTTAAAAAAGCAATCAATAAAGCTTTGCCTGAAACTATTAGAATAAGCTCTATTGAAAAAATTGAAAATAATTTTAATATAAGACATGTTTTATATAAAGAATATTCATACACAATCAATGATGGTCAATACAATTTATTAACAAATAGATTTGAACTTAATTGAAGTTTTGGTCAAATAGATGTTAAAAAAATGCAATCAATATTTGATTTATTTGTTGGGGAACATGATTTTAAACTATTTTCGGGCTTAAATAAAAAAGAAATTGAAGTCAATAATATTAAAACAATAAGAAATATTGAATCAATAAAAGTAGTTAGAGTTGATGATAAAGTGATCATCAATTTTAAAGCAAAAGGATTCATTAGATATCAAATTAGAATGATAGTTCAATCAGCATTAAATTGTTATTTAGATAAAAAAATATCTGCAGAGCAAATTCAAGAAAAATTGCAGGGGAAAGGAACTAAACCTCCATTTAATGCCCCTGCTAAAGGACTTAAATTAAACAAAATTGTATTTAACTCATAAAATAGTGTATTATTATGTTAAGGGTGTTGTTAAAACAATATCACTAATGTAATAAACTGATAAAATTATCGTCTGTTTTTGAATAAGCTTAGGCAAAGAAGGAAAACGATATGTTTATGAGTTCACTACAAGCAAGCACCCTAAAAAAGACACATTTGTGTCTTTTTTTTCTTTAATTTGATAAAATTAAATAAATACATTTTAATTCTAAAGGGAAGGTATTAATTATGCATTTTAAAAAAATTTATTTAATGTTAAAAAATTCATTTAAAAATGCCACTAAAAGTAAAACACAATTAATTGGTGTTACTGTTTTAGCTTTTTTACTGTCTTTAACTTTAACTTTAGTTGTTTCAATGAATGTTCGTGTTATCGAAAAATATAAAGAAATGAATGAAAATTCAAGAGTTCATGATGCTGTTATTGATTTAAATCCTTATGATAAAGTAGCAACTGGGGAAAGTGAAGAAACTGAAGAAGCACCAAAAAATCTTGTTGCAGCTCAACAATACTGAATATACAAATTGCAAGAAAAATATTTTGAAGAGTCAAGTGATTTGCAATTTGAGTGATCTAGAACAGAAGCTAGAGAGTTTTCTCAAGTAAAACAAAATGATAATGATTTAACAATTAAAGCAATTACTAAAACAACGCAAAAAAATACTTTCAATAATCAAGAAGTAGATAAATTAGTTATTTTTGAAGGTCAAGATATAGAAACTCACCATCAAGTTGTAATTGACCCGAATTATGCAAAAAATAATGGTATTAAATTAGGTGATGTTATTAGAATACAAGCTGATAACTTAGGTAATTCTTTATTAGTTAGAGATACAGATAATAAACAACTAGCTAATGATGTGAAAGAAATTGAAGGAACAAAAACTGAAATAGACGCAGTTAATGGTAAATACAACACTTA
This is a stretch of genomic DNA from Mesoplasma coleopterae. It encodes these proteins:
- a CDS encoding DNA-directed RNA polymerase subunit alpha translates to MKQFNKPEFGIVKESPNKFYGKFEAAPLERGFAVTLGNALRRTLLSSTPGASVFAIKIAGAQHEFTSISGIEENVTRIVLNVKKLILKIDNAIYSDDETVELKVGTSTIGPVTAGSLVLPAGVEVLNKDLVIANVAEGGNLDLVLYAKNSRGYKTFKENKELKDVVPGMITIDSNYSPIIKVAYGSTPINLGKAQDFEKLILEVETDGSILASDAVSLASKILISHFDVFTTLAEEVEEVAIMGVETVEEKELDKPVEELEFTQRSLNCLKRAGISTLRELVSKTEDEIQDIRNLGRKSLKEIKDKVATLELTFKQN
- the rplQ gene encoding 50S ribosomal protein L17, which gives rise to MSYIQKQGKNTAWRVALMRNLTSELIVSERLEITETRAKELRKHLDKMVTLAKRGDLHARRQAASWLRNIEASSKEDVLQKLFTTIAKKYKDRDGGYTRILKLDNRKGDNAPMVIIELV
- a CDS encoding energy-coupling factor transporter ATPase: MKDHGRGAQLTKLDKVAVKVENLKFKYAPDFPYALNDVSFEINDGEYVAVIGHNGSGKSTLSKMLIGVLSAQEGHVSIYGNVVTQDNLDQARKFLGIVFQNPDNQFIGSSVEADIAFGLENKRVNPKEMQKIIYDSAKKVGMENFLDKEPLNLSGGQKQRVAIASALALNPDILIFDEATSMLDPKGNREIKEIMVELRDKMKKTIISITHDMDEILNADKVIVMNGGRMVKIGKPEEVLKEKEFLRSIKLEIPFLSLVEEALGNEGIKVKHSQNMDELVKQLCK
- a CDS encoding energy-coupling factor transporter ATPase; the protein is MQINKKEIKQNLKKWNEEKKNVKNFSFTGDIVLDNVSYTYSRKTPFEFRALDNANLTIADKKITCVIGTTGSGKSTMIQLTNGLLISETGQTIVGDYKIPAGLKKIKEVKDLRREVGLVFQFPEYQLFQDTIEKDIAFGPIHLGANKEEVYKKIPDLLDLVSLPREYAKRSPFELSGGQKRRTAIAGIIAMDGKTLVLDEPTGGLDPKGEEDFMNLFLRLNKKQGKRIIMVTHNMDQVLKVADEVIVMHEGKVISKGTPFEIFSNEDLLSKIQIEPPKLYKLMYKLKEQGTDLLNKQIRTIDEFAKAFKEVRKGK
- a CDS encoding energy-coupling factor transporter transmembrane component T family protein; protein product: MRVTFGRYLPKNSIIHAMDPRFKLVMIILLMVSIFLPIGFTGYIICAVVILTMFALSKLSFRMLLGLLPPVLFVFIVIFLMNAFLTHPDPKILEQLLNEGNQVSGVWVNKLSGGAIAGQFLTNASNMSDLPVGYQNIGLFYKIGPIWLSEKALYNALIMTFRIYLMISLTCILTASTSPLQLTLAIEDLLYPLKWIGVPVYILSMIISIALRMIPTLIDEAGRIMKAQSSRGIDVKNGKLKDKVKGLTSLIIPLLVSAFQKAEDLSYAMEARGYDPYSKRTRYIQFKFRVMDLMLLLFAFALMLFLILYSVGVLGLWHIGIPRLDTIIGIKAY
- the truA gene encoding tRNA pseudouridine(38-40) synthase TruA, which gives rise to MFKFLLTLQYDGSDFHGWIEQPNSSTIQGELNKAISKVTKNARFKTIGASKTDTGVHAIDQKVTLDLEFNPKLELFKKAINKALPETIRISSIEKIENNFNIRHVLYKEYSYTINDGQYNLLTNRFELNWSFGQIDVKKMQSIFDLFVGEHDFKLFSGLNKKEIEVNNIKTIRNIESIKVVRVDDKVIINFKAKGFIRYQIRMIVQSALNCYLDKKISAEQIQEKLQGKGTKPPFNAPAKGLKLNKIVFNS